The Oncorhynchus kisutch isolate 150728-3 linkage group LG20, Okis_V2, whole genome shotgun sequence genome has a segment encoding these proteins:
- the LOC116355436 gene encoding uncharacterized protein LOC116355436: MVEHIHIQVQKEALKYQNQRLFLRTLRKLNDEPDIMAKFLEDVSLSIRSNYLRTFHEWPMVKAQLYPEIQPLLVCDIMVREIMAHLRPTLTFAKDTKKGDDRPYCINIPVKRETRTPVDTEKTKLELCIEKASADRMKELLTPLEKEPFWKTGWMAMMEEEYNKKKKEKKKGCGWFWDLFGRKKKNCERIVDGGLLQARILEITSTQTKCMDAHTFTQRQT, translated from the exons ATGGTAGAGCACATACATATCCAGGTTCAGAAAGAGGCATTGAAATACCAAAACCAAAGACTGTTCTTACGCACTCTGAGGAAGCTCAACGATGAGCCGGACATCATGGCCAAATTCTTAGAAGACGTCTCACTCTCTATCAGGAGCAATTACCTCAGGACTTTCCATGAGTGGCCAATGGTTAAAGCCCAGCTATACCCAGAAATACAGCCTCTGCTGGTCTGCGATATCATGGTCAGAGAGATAATGGCTCACCTGAGGCCTACCTTGACCTTCGCCAAGGACACCAAGAAGGGTGATGACCGGCCATACTGCATCAACATCCCGgtcaagagagagaccagaacccCTGTTGATACAG AAAAGACCAAGCTGGAGCTTTGCATTGAGAAAGCCAGCGCTGACAGAATGAAGGAACTCCTCACCCCACTTGAGAAG GAACCCTTCTGGAAGACGGGATGGATGGcaatgatggaggaggaatataataaaaagaagaaggagaagaagaagggttGCGGCTGGTTCTGGGATTTGTTTGGCCGTAAGAAAAAAAACTGCGAAAGAATTGTGGATGGAGGATTGTTGCAGGCGCGAATACTAGAAATCACATCCACACAAACCAAGTGTATGGacgcacacacatttacacagagacagacataa
- the LOC116355437 gene encoding uncharacterized protein LOC116355437: protein MAMMEEENNKKKKVKKRGGFGHKRKTAKEFPQTVVFESTTKDCGKPVQEQTQTETERNKPKVTNLDIVPVILVRKAFDSVFPVSCTIKQQYGSWEAVPLCNDMVEHIHIQVQKEALKYQNQRLFLRTLRKLNDEPDIMAKFLEDVSLSIRSNYLRTFHEWPMVKAQLYPEIQPLLVCDIMVREIMAHLRPTLTFAKDTKKGDDRPYCINIPVKRETRTPVDTEKTKLELCIEKASADRMKELLTPLEKEPFWKTGWMAMMEEEYNKKKKEKKKGCGWFWDLFGRKKKNCERIVDGGLLQARILEITSTQTKCMDAHTFTQRQT from the exons ATGGCAATGATGGAGGAGGAAAATAATAAAaagaagaaggtgaagaagaggGGTGGGTTTGGCCATAAGAGAAAAACAGCGAAAGAATTCCCACAGACTGTTGTTTTCGAGTCAACTACAAAGGACTGTGGAAAGCCTGTGCAAGAACAGACTCAGACGGAGACTGAGAGGAACAAACCAAAGGTGACAAACCTTGATATTGTTCCTGTTATTCTTGTCAGGAAAGCATTTGACTCTGTCTTCCCAGTTTCATGTACAATCAAGCAGCAATACGGTTCATGGGAAGCTGTCCCACTTTGCAATGATATGGTAGAGCACATACATATCCAGGTTCAGAAAGAGGCATTGAAATACCAAAACCAAAGACTGTTCTTACGCACTCTGAGGAAGCTCAACGATGAGCCGGACATCATGGCCAAATTCTTAGAAGACGTCTCACTCTCTATCAGGAGCAATTACCTCAGGACTTTCCATGAGTGGCCAATGGTTAAAGCCCAGCTATACCCAGAAATACAGCCTCTGCTGGTCTGCGATATCATGGTCAGAGAGATAATGGCTCACCTGAGGCCTACCTTGACCTTCGCCAAGGACACCAAGAAGGGTGATGACCGGCCATACTGCATCAACATCCCGgtcaagagagagaccagaacccCTGTTGATACAG AAAAGACCAAGCTGGAGCTTTGCATTGAGAAAGCCAGCGCTGACAGAATGAAGGAACTCCTCACCCCACTTGAGAAG GAACCCTTCTGGAAGACGGGATGGATGGcaatgatggaggaggaatataataaaaagaagaaggagaagaagaagggttGCGGCTGGTTCTGGGATTTGTTTGGCCGTAAGAAAAAAAACTGCGAAAGAATTGTGGATGGAGGATTGTTGCAGGCGCGAATACTAGAAATCACATCCACACAAACCAAGTGTATGGacgcacacacatttacacagagacagacataa